From Natranaerovirga hydrolytica, the proteins below share one genomic window:
- a CDS encoding M23 family metallopeptidase, with protein MSELKNPVIVEFPLRGEWMAPNTPGTKVPSHGTNQLGQRYAFDFLQIDQEKKGMHFYKTSKLRYFFLGVPLSQCLCWGKEVYAPCDGKVFNCEDGFKERRRVHLLSDMAAAIKNSLTFDPKKGLQTIAGNYIIMECENNVYAFFAHFKKGSIKVSVGEDVTKGQLLGSVGHSGNSTAPHLHFHLMDNSDLLKANGIPCAFEKYEVWEENAWETVTNGIPNNKELIRFKK; from the coding sequence ATGAGTGAATTAAAAAATCCGGTTATTGTTGAATTTCCATTAAGAGGAGAGTGGATGGCTCCAAATACTCCAGGGACAAAAGTGCCAAGTCATGGCACCAATCAATTAGGTCAAAGATACGCCTTTGATTTTCTACAGATTGATCAAGAAAAAAAAGGGATGCATTTTTATAAAACCAGTAAACTAAGGTATTTTTTTTTAGGTGTTCCATTGAGTCAATGCTTATGTTGGGGTAAAGAGGTATATGCGCCTTGTGATGGAAAAGTTTTTAACTGCGAAGATGGTTTTAAGGAAAGGCGTAGAGTTCATTTATTGTCTGACATGGCTGCTGCAATTAAAAACTCTCTAACTTTTGATCCAAAGAAAGGATTACAAACAATAGCAGGAAATTATATCATTATGGAATGTGAAAATAACGTATATGCGTTTTTCGCCCATTTCAAAAAAGGTTCAATTAAGGTTTCAGTTGGAGAGGATGTAACAAAAGGACAGCTATTAGGAAGCGTAGGACATTCAGGAAATTCAACTGCACCTCATTTGCATTTTCATCTTATGGATAATAGTGACTTGTTAAAAGCAAATGGCATACCATGTGCGTTTGAAAAATATGAAGTTTGGGAAGAAAACGCTTGGGAAACGGTCACTAATGGAATACCAAATAATAAAGAACTTATTAGATTTAAAAAATAG